In Candidatus Planktophila versatilis, the genomic window ACCGATGATCCCAAGTTCTGATAGCGCTTTGTTATCAGTTCCACCGCTCATGACATATGGAACGGGAATACCTTCAGGATCATGGACCAAGATTGCAGCACACATCGCCTCCACCAGGTCTCCTTCAAAATCAACCTCGAGTGCAATATCGCGAGTAATGGTTCCTAATTCAATATCTGGACCAATGATTGATTTAATTGTTGAATTAAGTTCATCTTCGTATCCAGGTAAGAATCTTCCGTCAATGACAGCCGAAGCAGATGCCGGAATTACGTTCTCCTTATATCCAGCTTCCAACATCGTTGGGTTAGCTGTGTTCTGCAACGTTGCTCCCACCATTCGAGCCGTCGGACCAATCTCTTCCAATAAAGGCGTGAGATCTGCGGGATCGAAAGGCTTGCCCGTTGCTTGCGCAATTTTTTCAAAGAGAATCTTGACTGTCTTCGTATATCTCTGGGGCCATTGATACCGACCAATCTTGGCTACCGCTTCGGTAATCAAAGTGATTGCATTCTCATCATTTAACATTGAACCGTGACCAGCGCGACCATGTGCGGTGAGCTTCATCCAGTGAATGCCCTTTTGCGCAGCCTCGATAAAGTACAAACGTTTTCCGCCAGTAACGGTGACTGAGAAACCGCCCACCTCAGAAATGGCCTCGGTGCACCCAGCAAAAACTTCCGGGTGCTTCGAAGTCATAAACCTGGAACCGTAAGAACTCCCCGCCTCTTCGTCGGCAAAAAAAGCTAAGACAATATCTCGTTGTGGTTGAAATCCGGTCCGCGACCATTCGCGAACGACTGTCAAAATCATCGCGTCCATATTCTTCATATCCACTGCCCCGCGACCCCAGATCATGCCGTCGCGAATTTCGGCAGCGAAGGGATCTACCGACCATTCATTTGCGTTGGCTGGAACAACATCGAGATGACCGTGGACAACTAAGCCACCCAGTGAACTATCTTTTCCAGGTATACGCGCAATCACATTGCAGCGATTGGGAGCAGACTCGTATATATCTGCTTTGATTCCAACTTCAGCGAGTGAGGCAACGACATACTCTGCACATGCCTTTTCATCTCCCTTGCCTTCTCCATAATTTACTGACGGGATTCGAATAAGATCTTGGCAGATAGAGACAACTTCATTCTCAATGGTGTTCGACTTCTCTGCGCTACTCATGGTCGTATTCTGCCCTTTCATAGCTCTCTTTTGCGCCCATGGCGCCAGGTTGATATCGTTACCCAGTTATTTCGACTCGAGCGCATAAGATTTATCTTCTAGCGAGCGGGTACTCGTCCGGGTGGCGGAATTGGCAGACGCGCTAGCTTGAGGTGCTAGTTCTCGCAAGGGATTCGGGGTTCAAGTCCCCGTTCGGACACAGTTACGGTGGTGCAGCTATGGATATCAGTCAAGCACTTGCATTGATTAGACCTATCCCGGATTTTCCTAAGCCGGGGATTCTCTTTCAGGATATCTCCCCCTTATTGGCCAATCCGGAAGCATTTTCCACCATCATATCGGCCCTCGCCGCTGTTGCAGATGAAATTGACTATGTGGCCGCACTGGATGCGCGTGGGTTCATCTTGGGTAGCGCGATCGCCCTGGAAAAGAAAGTCGGATTCATCCCAATACGCAAATCTGGAAAATTGCCCTACACAACTTTCTCGCGCAGTTACAGCTTGGAGTATGGCCAGGACGAATTAGAGATTCATACTGATGCGATGGAGCCTGGTTCGCGAGTACTCCTGATTGATGATGTTCTAGCAACTGGTGGAACTCTTAAGGCAGCAATCTTGCTCATTCAAGATCTGGGGGCTGTTGTTGTGAGCGCTGCAGTTCTTTTGGAGATTCAAGAATTGGCAGGACGCACCAAGATCGCGAGCTTAGATTCTGCTCCCCCCGTGTTCTCACTAGCACAGGCATAAATGCGTCTACCTCAGATTCAAGGACTCAGGGCGCTTGCGGTAGTCCTGGTTCTGCTTTATCACGCCAAGTTTTTACCAGGTGGATATATCGGCGTCGATATCTTCTACGTCATCTCTGGTTATCTCATCACATCTCTTCTTCTTCGGGAATGTGAGAAAACCGATGGTATTTCCTTTGCTAGGTTCTATCTCCGCCGAATAAAGCGATTACTGCCGGCCAGCTCTCTAGTTCTGATTATCACAGCGCTAGTTTCATGGTGGGTATATCCATCAATACTGCGAGCTGACTTAGGCCGAGATATTGCAGCGGCTTCGCTCTATATCTCTAACTATTTCTTTGCCCTCTGGCAAATGGATTATCAGAATTTAGACGCTATTCCCCCAGTAGTAATTCATTATTGGTCATTAGCCGTGGAAGAGCAGTTCTATCTTCTGTGGCCACTGATTATCTACTTGCTCTATAAGTTCGGTAAGCGGCGAACTGTAGGAATTGGTATCGCAGTAATCACCCTGATCTCATTTCTGTTAAGTCTGTTTCTGACATCTGCATCTCCCTTGTGGGCTTTCTATTCCTTACCCACGAGAGCTTGGGAGTTAGGTATTGGAGCGCTCGTCCTTTTCTTTCCGGCAAAGTGGGGAGATTTCCAAGGTTATGCGTGGCTTGCAGTCATTGCCATCGGTTATTCCGCCGCTCGCTTTACCGATGCATCGGCATTTCCTGGAACTGCAGCGCTTTTTCCCGTACTAGCAACTGCATTCACACTTGCTTCAGTGAAAAACTGGCCAAAAGTAATCGATACTTCTTCACGGTTACCTGTCATCCAATGGCTAGGAAATATCTCCTATCCCCTCTATTTGTGGCACTGGCCAGTATTGGTAATTCCTAACCTCTACCTCGGGCGTGAGCTTTCCATCATCGAGCGCCTGATAGCGATAGTTCTGACTCTGATTCTTGCTGACCTTACTCATCGCTTCGTGGAGCAGCCACTTCGTGTGCGGGAGTTTTCTCAAACAAGAATCTTGGCCGGCGCCACACTGATAACAATTCTCACTCTAATACTCTCCATAATTATCATCAATTCACATAATAATCAGGTCACCCTTAAATCTGGAGAGCAATTTTCACTCGAATCAGTACTTGCCCTGCCGAAGATCTATCAGGATGGATGTCATCTTGAAAACGGCCAAATCATTCCACCGGAATGCACATATGGAAAAAGGAATGCAGAGCGGAAGATTGTCCTATTTGGAGATTCTCATGCGGCACAATGGTTTCCCGCGCTGGAGAAAATGGCGAAAGAAAATGGTTTTGCCCTTACTTCATTTACTAAATCCGCGTGTCCAGGACCTGCAATACGTAAGGTCAACAAAGGTGGCTACAAGAACTCTGATTGTTCTAAATGGAGAGATAACGTATACAAGAGAATCGCAGAGTTGAAACCAGAAGCAGTACTGGTATCAGGAATGCAGTACTTTCAAAGACCTGAGGGTTATCAATCTCGCGCCCAGTGGTGGCAAGAGGGACAGCGAAAGACTCTTCTGGCACTTCGGGGATTAACGCCGAAAGTTATCTATATCGCGGATACTCCACACCCGAAGCAAGACATTCCGAGTTGTCTCTCTTCCAAGAAGGCCAGGGATTGCGACAACACGGAAAAGACACCCTTAATAACAGTTGATGGATACCTACTTGTAGATCCAACGCCGTGGTTATGTGCAAGAACTTGTCCCGCAGTTCTGGATGGAATCGTCACCTACCGAGACGCATCTCATATCAGTGTGGAAATGAGCACCGCGCTATCGGCACAGATGGCGAGAGCGCTACGCGCACTTGGTCTGGATTTGGGATAGAGAATATTGAGGCGATTCATGGCAGGATTCCCACGTGGCTGAACTGATTTACTACTGCGGAACTATGGATTCGGGTAAGTCAACCCTTGCGCTGCAAACCGCGCATAACCATAAGTCACGTGGACGCACCGGACTCATCTTTACGAGTAAAGATCGTGCTGGGGCAGGTCTTATTAGTTCTCGTTTAGGGTTGCAATCTGAAGCAATTGAAGTTGAAACCTCACTGGATATTCATAAATTTGTGGTTGATCATTTATCTGCTGGTGACCGCATCGATTACATCATCTGTGACGAAGCTCAGTTCTATCAGCCCGATCAGATAGATGGTTTGGCAAAGATTGTCGATGGGCTAGGTATTGATGTCTATGCATTTGGAATTCTTGCTGATTTTAGAACCAAGCTCTTCCCAGGATCTGCCCGTCTCGTTGAACTAGCCGATCGTGTAAACACGCTGCAAGTGGAGGCGCTTTGCTGGTGCGGATCACGTGCTACACATAACGCTCGAACGATAAATGGCGTCATGGTTACCGAAGGTGAACAAGTGGTGGTCGGAGATGTTGGTAAAAGTGATGAGATTGCCTATGAAGTCCTATGCCGTAGACACCACATGCGCCAAGTCACAGCTCGCGCATCACGAGCCGGTCATATAAGTTCTGACCCATTGCCATTTACTGAAATCTAAATCGGAGAAAATAGAGACAAGATGACTACATATGTGATTGCAACATCCGCGCTTTAGATCGAATGTAGGACTGTTGCCAGTACTGGCGCAATAACCAGAGCTGGCAACAGATTTGCAACTGATATCTTCTTGATATTGAGCAGACGTAATCCGATGCCAACCAGCATCAGCCCTCCGCAGATAGTCATCGCATCAATTTGATACTGCTCGAGAACAGACCCGGCAAAGAAACCGATAATCGTCCAGAAGCCCTGGTAGATACCAACTGGAATAATCGATGCCATCACGCCGATTCCCAGGGTGGATGCGAATGCCATTGCGGCAAAGAAGTCGAGTGAAGATTTGAGAATGAGTTGATCTAAACCTTGAGACATGCCATCGCTGACGCTGCCAAGGATTGCAAGTGGGCCGATCACAAATAACAGTGAGGCACTGACGAAGCCTTCGACAAAAGGACTATCACTAGATGCCTTAAAGTTCTTTCTTAGATTCTCGCCAAAGTTCTCAACTCGTTTCTCAATCTTGAGAGCGGTTCCGAGTAGACCTCCGATGAGCATGGATGCCAAAACCAAGAGAAGCGGTGATCCATCCGGAAGTGAATCCTTGAATTCATTTGACCATAGCGGCAAAAGTGCCGAAGTCGCACCCAATAGGGTGATGAGCCCCAGAACATCAGTAATCATCTTTTGCGATTTCTTAGGCAGTCGACCACCTAAGGCGATTCCGATAGCCGCACCTACGATGATGGTGAGTAAATTGATTACTGTTCCGAGGCCTACAAACATTCATCCACTATAGACTGCGCAAGTGAATCTCGCATCCATCATCAAAAGTCTGCGCCCCCATAAAACTGTCCCCATAACGCCATGGACCGCGCAAGGACTTTGGGACCTCACTCCCCTGCGAACTGCGATTCTTTTCTTTGGTTTAGCTATTTTCGGTCTCGGTGATTCATTACTTATCCAGGCTGGAATTGGAAATGCTCCGTGGACTGTATTTGCCGAAGGTCTGACGCTAAAAACTGGGTTGAGTATCGGATGGGCAACTTTCATTATTAGCGTGTCCGTGATGCTGCTCTGGATTCCACTTAATGAACGAGTTGGTTTTGGAACAATCTCGAATATCGTCATCATTGCAGCGTTTATTCAAATCGGAACAATCATCTTCCCGAAGCAAGACAATTTCGCCATCGGAGTTATCTTTGATCTCATTGGAATCGCACTGGTCGGATTAGGCTCTGCCCTCTACATCACCTGTGGCCTAGGACGTGGTCCTCGAGATGGCGCCATGACCGGGATCCACTACAAAACAGGGGTTCGTGTGGGACGCGTACGAATGGGCATTGAGGTCACAGTCTTGATTATCGGCTGGTTCCTCGGAGGCACTGTTGGGCTCGGAACCGCCCTATTTGCCCTCTTTATTGGGCAATCTGTCGCCATTTTTCTTGGTCTTGTTGCGCGTTTAACCCACAAGTACGTCTAAGTACCTACTAGCGTTTAGGCATCCCCCTCGGTCTGTGAGCCGTCATTTCACACGAGGTCGCAAACACCCTCGATAAAAAAATTAGAAAGGTCCATTTATGTTGGATTCCTATTTCAAGATTAAAGAGCGAGGGTCATCGATAGCCCAAGAGGTTAGAGGTGGGCTAGTTACCTTCTTTACAATGGCATATATCGTTGCGCTCAACCCGCTGATCCTTGCCACAACTGATGGCGCTGGAGAATTCATCGGTGGCGGAGATCGAACCAACGCAATCATTATCGTTGCCGCTGGAACTGCACTTATCGCCGGAATTTTGACCATCCTCATGGGAGCTGTCGCGAATTTTCCATTGGCACTTGCTACCGGCCTAGGCTTAAACACCTTTGTCGCTGTTTCAATCGCCAAGAACGCTACCTGGGCGCAGGCCATGGGCTTAGTTCTCATTGAAGGTATTCTCATTCTCATTCTGGTTCTGACCGGATTTAGAATTGCGGTCTTCAAGGCGATTCCAACGGCACTTAAGGTTGCTATCTCGGTGGGTATCGGATTGTTTATCGCCCTCATTGGCCTAGTCGATGCCGGATTCGTGCGACGTACTCCAAATGTGGTGTGGGGAAGCACGAATTCCAAGCCTTCTGCAGTTCCACTAGAACTTGGTGATGGCGGAACACTTGTGGGTTGGCCGATTGTCGTCTTCGCTTTTGGTCTCTTCCTGACCATCATCTTGATGATCAAAAAGATCAAGGGTTCCATTCTCATTGGAATCATCTCTTCAACGGTCCTAGCAATCATCGTAGAATCCCAATTTAAAGTTGGAAATAGCTTCGTCAGTCCTACTGAGTCAAACTCACGAGGATGGGGTTTAAATACTCCTACGCTACCGAAGGACGCATCCGGCTCTCTTAATCTGACAGATGCTCCACGTTTTGATTCACTAGGTTTGGGATTCGATGACATCTTTGGAGCGTTCACCAATCCAAAGACTGGTGCTTTGGCAGCATGCCTTCTTGTCTTCACGCTATTGCTGGCAGACTTCTTCGACACAATGGGAACTATGACTGCGATTGGAAACCAAGCAGGATTGGTTGATAAGAGCGGCAATGTTCAAGGTGCTAATCGCATCCTCGTTGTTGACTCAATAGCTGCCGCCGCTGGTGGAGCTGCTGGTATTTCATCGAACACCAGTTACATTGAATCTGCATCTGGTGTGGGTGAAGGTGCTAGAACTGGCCTTTCCTCAATCGTGACTGGAATTGCGTTCTTGTTGACAACATTCCTAGCGCCGCTCGTGGCAATTATTCCTTACGAGGCTGCAACACCTGCGCTAATCATTGTTGGATTCCTCATGATGGGACAAGTAAAGAACATCGAGTGGGATGACTTGGGAATTGGCATTCCAGCCTTCCTGACCATCATCTTGATGCCATTTAGCTATAACATCTCGGTCGGTATCGGAGCTGGTTTCGTTACCCACGTTGTTATTCGCATAGTTCAGGGACGTCGTAAGGAAGTTCATCCTTTGCTACTTCTTGTCTCTGGTCTCTTCATGATCTACTTCTTATCATCTCCAATTAATGCCTGGATTTAATAAGTAGATTTCCTTAATAGGGCTCGCATCTAAGGATGCGGGCCCTATTTCTTTACAGGGACCAATTGATGGGAGAAACTCCCCGGTGTTGTAGTTCTTGATTGACTTGTGAAAAAGGCTTGGTACCAAAGAACCCGCGATATGCACTAAGCGGACTTGGATGGACACTTTTGATGCTGTGAGTGAAAAGATGTGAAAGCTCCTGTGCGCTCTTTCCCCAGAGAACTCCAAAGGCACCTTGTACCGCTGCAGCTTGAGCAATCGCACCTGTTATTTGCTGCCAACCAATATCCGCGTGTGCATTACTTTCGCCTACCTTCGTTGTGAGAACCCGATTAAGAAGTAGAACACCTTGGTCACGCCATGGAGTGAGATCTCCATTTTTCGGACGCTCGATCCCCAGATCGCTGACTAATTCGGTGAAGATGTTTCTGAGCGATGCTGGCAGCGGCTGCACATCAGGGTTTACCGAGAAAGCCAACCCATGGGCATTACCCCTGGTGGGATAAGGGTCTTGTCCGACAATCACGCATTTGACCGAACTCAAATCCATTTCTAAAGCAGCAAATATTCGATCGTTTCGTGGTGCGATGTCATCGCTGGAGATTGTCTGAAGAATCTTCTCAATCTGAGGAGCTAATGGGTCGAGAAGGCCATTCCAACTAGAGTGCACGGGCAAAAAAACGCGACCCATCGTGACTTACTTCCATCGGCAAATCAAAGACATGAGACATATGTTCAGATGTAATCACTTCGTGAATTGGACCTGAGACGGCCGCTAATCCATCTTTGAGAATGAGAGCATGTGTGGTGCCGGCTGGAATCTCTTCTATGTGATGAGTGACAAGAATCGAAGCTGGAGCTAATGGATCGGATGCGAAGACAGTGAATCTCTTTAAGAGATCCTCGCGCCCACCTAGATCTAATCCAGAGGCTGGCTCATCTAGAAGAAGTAACTCTGGGTCAGCCATGAGTGCTCGGGAGATTTGAACGCGCTTGCGTTCACCCTCACTCAAAGTTCCATATTCTCTATCTGCTAATTCCCGCACCCCAAATGTTGTGAGAAGAGCTACGGCTCTGGATTCATCCCATAGGTCATAGGCCTCATTCCAACGACCAAGAATTGCGTACGCTGCAGTGAGTACTACATCGCGTACTTTCTCATCGGGCGGAATATCTTCTGAGATAAGTGCTCCACATATGCCGATTCGGGTACGAAGTTCCCAGACATCGACCTTGCCGAGCTGCTTATCAAGTAAGAAGACAGTTCCTGATGTAGGAAACATCCTTGTTGCCAATATTTGCAGGAGCGTGGATTTTCCGGCGCCGTTTGGTCCAAGGACCACCCATCGCTCGCCCGGGGCTATCGCAAAATTCAGCGGGCCCAGAATGTTCTTCTGGCCTCTTCGGACAGAGACATCACGTAGCTCTAGAACGCGATTATTACTCATAGGTGACAAAAGATATATCGTCAATCAATGAATCACTCGCAAATTGCGAACGAAGTGAACGTGATTCGCGATAACCTCACCCATATGAGCGCCGAGAAGAGTCACTACACAGGTCTTATTCTCGTATCCGGCGTCGACTCCCCCGGAATCACTCGAGCTCTTTTTGAGACCCTGGCGCCCTTTGCCGTCACCATTTTAGATATCGAACAGGTAGTAATCCGTGAGCGACTTATTCTCACCGCTCTGATCTCACTTAATCCCGATCATGCGCAAGTGATTGAGGCAGACCTCAGTGAATGTGCGCAAGTGTTATCCGTTGACATAGCAACCTCTTTCGGCGCCCAAGAGGGCGCGACAATTGCTGCTAAGACAGGGCTCGTTCACGTTGTGCTTCTCACAACTGAACTACATCCTCGTTCTATTGCCGCGGTAGCCGAAGCAATAACTGCACAAAGTGGGAATATCGAGCGTATTCATCGCACCGCTAGTTATCCGATCACTGCAATCGAATTAACGGTATCCGGTGCCAACACAGCCAAACTTCGGCAATCACTAGCTGCGGTATCGAATGAATTTTCAATTGATATAGCCGTCTCTCCCGGTGGCCTGATGCGCTGGGCTAAGAAATTGGTTGTTTTAGATGTGGACTCAACTCTTATTCAGCAGGAAGTGATTGAACTACTCGCAGCCCATGCTGGCGTCGAGCCACAAGTGCGAGAGATAACCGAACGCGCCATGCGCGGAGAACTAGATTTCAAGCAGAGCCTGGAAGCAAGAGTTGCGCTACTTGCAGGACTTCCGGAGAAGGTAATTTCTGATGTGCGCGAGCAGATAGTTCTTACTCCTGGGGCGCGCACTCTGATTGAAACCTTACATAAGCTTGGACATAACGTAGCTGTTGTCTCAGGTGGCTTTACTGCGGTCATTGAACCAATACTTAAAGATTTGGGTATCGCCCATTACCGAGCCAATACGCTAGAAGTCATCGATGGAAAGCTCACAGGTAAAGTCATCGGAGATGTCATCGATCGCGCCGCAAAAGCCGTTGCCCTTCGTGATTTTGCCAAGATTGTTGGGGTTGAACTAGAGCAGACGATTGCAATCGGTGATGGCGCCAATGATCTGGATATGATTGCAATCGCAGGAATGGGAATAGCATTTAATGCAAAGCCAGCGGTCAAAGCGGCTGCAGATAGCTCTGTCAGCGCACCATACCTAGATTCTGTTCTCTATCTTCTAGGAATCTCGCGGGAAGATATCGAAGAGGCGGGCGCGAGCCGGAAGTAATTACAGTCTGCAGGCATGAATATCAGTAACCAGAATTCCGCGTGCACCCAGTGCCCAAAGTTCATCCATTAAGCGATTGGTATCTTTACGTAGCACCATGGCGCGCACCGCAACCCAATCTGGCTTTTGAAGAGGAGAAATCGTTGGTGACTCCAGACCAGGAGTGATGGCACAAGCCTGATCCACGCTCTTCTTAGGGATGTCATAATCAAGAAGCACGTATTGTCTTGCGGTCACAACGCCTTGCAAACGACGAATAAGAATCTCTAATTCGGCAGCGGCGGCTGGCGCTTTGCCTTTAATCAAGATGGCTTCGGAAACCAAGATTGGATCACCGAAGATAGCTAACCCAGCCTGGCGAAGAGTATTTCCAGTACTGACAACATCGGCTATCAGATCGGCAACTCCTAATCTGATGCTGCTTTCTACCGCACCATCCAGGCGAACGACATCTGCCTTAATCTTCAAATCTGAAAGATGTTTCTGCACCAATCCTGGATAGGCCGTTGCTACGCGCTTACCGCTGATAGATGAAAGAGATAGCTTCTCCTGTGCAGGTCCGGCGAATCTAAATGTTGATCCCCCAAAATCAAGGGGGAGAATTTCTTGCGCATCTGCACCAGAGTCAATAAGCAGATCTCGCCCCGTGATTCCTGCTTCTAACTCACCAGAGCCAACATAGATCGCAATATCGCGTGGGCGAAGATAATAGAACTCAACGCCGTTAGCAGGGTCTATCAGAACCAGATCGCGAGAGTCGGTACGTTGGCGATATCCAGCCTCTTTTAGGATCTCAATCGAGGCATCAGCAAGTGAACCCTTGTTTGGGACAGCTATTCGTAACATGAGACTCCTTGTTTTCCCTTAGAGGTACTTATAAATATCAGTAGGTGTGAGACCCCGGGCGAGCATCATTGTTTGTAGATGGTAAATCAATTGGCTAATTTCCTCGGCTAGAGCCTCATCTGACTCATGTTCAGCTGCTAACCAGACTTCACCAGCCTCTTCCAGGATCTTTTTTCCGATCGTGTGAACTCCGGCATCTACGGCAGCGACAGTCGCCGAACCCTCGGCGCGTTCAGCCAGCTTTTGCGCTAACTCAAGCCAGAGTGAGTCAAATGATTTCATAGCGCTAGTTTACTAGAGAGATTACGCACAAGAGGCCGTATTAGTGAAGTGCGGCTTGTGTGCGCAATTGCTCAACCATCATCGCCGGATCTTGCGCGCTAAAGACTGCGCTGCCGGCTACAAATGTGTCAGCTCCCGCTTCTCGAGCAATCTCGATGGTGGCAAGTGAAATTCCGCCATCAACTTGCAGCCAGATAGGTCTGCTGCCTATCAATTTTCTCGCTTCTTTGACCTTACTCATCATATTTTCCATGAACTTCTGTCCACCGAAGCCAGGTTCGACAGTCATGATAAGAACCATATCGATCAGATCGAAGTACTCTGAATAATCGTTGATAGCGGTATTTGGTTTCAGAGCGATCGAAGCCCGAGCACCGTGGCTCTTAATCTCCTTCAAAGTACTGCGAATGTCAGAAGTGGCCTCGACATGAATAGTAACGCTGGCAGAACCAGCTTCGGCATACTGAATTGCTATCGAATCCACATCTGCAACCATTAAATGCGAATCAACTGGAATTGGGCAGTTCTTAATGATCTCTGTTGCGGCCTGAAAATCAAAGGTCAAATTGGGAACAAAAACGTTGTCCATGATATCCAGGTGAATCAAATCACTTGCCTGCGCAATCTTGGCAATCTCTGAGTCAAGATGTGCAAAATCAGCATTGAGAATACTTGGGGTGATTCGAACTTCATTCGACATGGAAGAAGTTTATCTCCTCTTGCGAAAGAGCGCTAAGAACATCGCATCCGTGCCGTGCTTGCTAGTCCACAGCGAAAGTGACTTATCGCGCGTTGCACCCTCAAGGTTAGAAGGAATAAAAGGCGCGATATCCATTTGCTCTAACTCCGGATGATCTTTAAGTATCCGAAGGACCTCACCTGAGGTCTCGGAAAAATGTGGACTACATGTTGCATATCCAAATACTCCCCCAGGGTTAAGAACTGAGATTGCCGCATCAGACAACTCTCTTTGTAGGACGAGCAAACCTCGCAGGTCTTGCGCAGTTCTTCGCCAACGAACCTCTGGTCTGCGTCGTAGGGCGCCAAGGCCCGTGCAAGGAACATCCGCCAGAATCGCATCGTATGTATATCCGTGTGATGCAATCTCTCTACCATCGCCAACCTGAACTGGAAACTTGCCAATCACGTTTTTAACCAACTTGGCACGCGCCTCAGAAATTTCGTTGGCGGTAAATTCCTGGCCATTCACATTTGCTAGATGAGCAAGTAGGGCCGCCTTTCCACCTGGGCCGGCACATAGATCTAGGAGCGAGGAAGAATCCTTAGTTGCAAGTGAGAAGATGTGTGCGACTAACTGCGATCCTTCATCTTGCACTCCTGCCTTGCGATGTCTAATA contains:
- the serB gene encoding phosphoserine phosphatase SerB gives rise to the protein MSAEKSHYTGLILVSGVDSPGITRALFETLAPFAVTILDIEQVVIRERLILTALISLNPDHAQVIEADLSECAQVLSVDIATSFGAQEGATIAAKTGLVHVVLLTTELHPRSIAAVAEAITAQSGNIERIHRTASYPITAIELTVSGANTAKLRQSLAAVSNEFSIDIAVSPGGLMRWAKKLVVLDVDSTLIQQEVIELLAAHAGVEPQVREITERAMRGELDFKQSLEARVALLAGLPEKVISDVREQIVLTPGARTLIETLHKLGHNVAVVSGGFTAVIEPILKDLGIAHYRANTLEVIDGKLTGKVIGDVIDRAAKAVALRDFAKIVGVELEQTIAIGDGANDLDMIAIAGMGIAFNAKPAVKAAADSSVSAPYLDSVLYLLGISREDIEEAGASRK
- the hisG gene encoding ATP phosphoribosyltransferase; this translates as MLRIAVPNKGSLADASIEILKEAGYRQRTDSRDLVLIDPANGVEFYYLRPRDIAIYVGSGELEAGITGRDLLIDSGADAQEILPLDFGGSTFRFAGPAQEKLSLSSISGKRVATAYPGLVQKHLSDLKIKADVVRLDGAVESSIRLGVADLIADVVSTGNTLRQAGLAIFGDPILVSEAILIKGKAPAAAAELEILIRRLQGVVTARQYVLLDYDIPKKSVDQACAITPGLESPTISPLQKPDWVAVRAMVLRKDTNRLMDELWALGARGILVTDIHACRL
- the rpe gene encoding ribulose-phosphate 3-epimerase — its product is MSNEVRITPSILNADFAHLDSEIAKIAQASDLIHLDIMDNVFVPNLTFDFQAATEIIKNCPIPVDSHLMVADVDSIAIQYAEAGSASVTIHVEATSDIRSTLKEIKSHGARASIALKPNTAINDYSEYFDLIDMVLIMTVEPGFGGQKFMENMMSKVKEARKLIGSRPIWLQVDGGISLATIEIAREAGADTFVAGSAVFSAQDPAMMVEQLRTQAALH
- a CDS encoding phosphoribosyl-ATP diphosphatase → MKSFDSLWLELAQKLAERAEGSATVAAVDAGVHTIGKKILEEAGEVWLAAEHESDEALAEEISQLIYHLQTMMLARGLTPTDIYKYL